A genomic stretch from Oncorhynchus gorbuscha isolate QuinsamMale2020 ecotype Even-year linkage group LG20, OgorEven_v1.0, whole genome shotgun sequence includes:
- the LOC124006632 gene encoding LOW QUALITY PROTEIN: eukaryotic translation initiation factor 4E-binding protein 1-like (The sequence of the model RefSeq protein was modified relative to this genomic sequence to represent the inferred CDS: inserted 2 bases in 1 codon) has product MKVEPVHKPLHYVKFTRCLSSDLRLVLFEGHGLQLFGCIRSLKDVFWGTGSQTSQAIPTTRHVINDVALVPQDYSTTPGGTLFSMTPGGTRIIYDRKFLLECRTAPLARTTPCRPDIPGVTSPLSDNTTTDTAHPKQTXPNNLIPPPDNSAGKDAQFEMDI; this is encoded by the exons ATGAAAGTTGAGCCGGTCCACAAGCCTTTGCACT ATGTGAAATTTACGCGCTGTCTGTCATCTGATTTACGTTTGGTCTTGTTCGAAGGGCATGGTTTACAGCTGTTTGGTTGTATTCGTAGTTTAAAGGATGTATTCTGGGGTACTGGGAGTCAAACGAGTCAGGCTATCCCGACCACCCGCCATGTCATCAACGATGTGGCCCTCGTGCCTCAAGATTATTCTACAACACCAGGAGGGACACTCTTCAGTATGACCCCTGGAG GTACCAGAATCATCTACGACAGGAAGTTCCTCCTTGAGTGTCGAACCGCCCCTCTGGCGCGCACCACTCCCTGTCGCCCTGATATCCCAGGGGTAACCAGCCCCCTCTCAGACAACACAACCACTGACACAGCCCACCCTAAACAGAC CCCCAACAACCTCATTCCACCACCAGACAATAGTGCAG GGAAGGATGCTCAATTTGAAATGGACATTTAG